The following DNA comes from Chitinophagales bacterium.
TGCATATTCAAATTCCTTGCCGATTCTATATTTTCGGCTTTATCATCTATAAAAAGCGTTTGTTGTGGTGTTAAATTATGTTTATCTAATATAAAAGTGTAGGCTTCTTTATCGGGTTTTCTGTGTTTAATGATGTGCGAATAGTAAACAAAATCAAAAATTTCATTTAAAGATTTAAGATTATGCTTGGGCAGCATTTGTTGGTCAACATAATCTATATGTATTTTATTAGTATTGCTAAGTACAAAAGTTTGATAGTTTTGCCGTAATTTTTTTACTAACTCAATTTTTTGGGATGAAATATCTAACAACATGGCGTTCCACGCATCATCTATTTCTCTATCTGTTATGGTATTTTTGGGTAGATTCTTTTTTAAAGAATTTCTAAACTCACTGGGCGAAATTTTTCCTGTTTCTAAATCGTCAAACAGATGATTTTGCTTGTGATAAGAATATAATTGATGAGCAGGCACATTAAAAAGATTAGTAAAAGCTTGTTCTGTTCTGTTAAAATCTAAATCAACAATAACTTCCCCTAAATCAAAAATGATATTTTTTATATTTTTCAGCATTGCCATTTAATTAGATTAAAAATTCTACAGTTTTCAAAATATAGTTGGGAAAATTATAGTATTTAAAAGCCTAAAACATTGATTATTAACGTTTTAGGCTTTTATGATGGTGGTGCCTCCAGGAATCGAACCAGGGACACAAGGATTTTCAGTCCTTTGCTCTACCAACTGAGCTAAGGCACCAGCCTTTTAAAGGACTGCAAAGATAAATGATTTTTATCTTACTTTCCTAATTATTACCAAAAGATTTTTTATAACTCTTATCTATAGTATATTTGTATTACAAAATCTAAAAATGAGAATTGTTATTGCAGGTGCCGGAGATGTAGGTGCCCATCTTGCCAAATTATTGGCACAAGAAAAACAGGACACCATAATTATTGACTTAGATGAAAACAAGTTGCACTATATAGAAAACCACTTAGACGTTTTTACCATAAAAGGCGATGCCACCTGCCCCAGAATATTAAGAGAAGCTAAAACAGATAAAGCCGATTTATTTATTGCCGTTACCTCTACAGAAGCTCATAATATAACCAGTTGTTTAATTGCCAAAAAAATGGGTGCTAAGCAAACTATTTCAAGAATTTCTAACCCCGAATATGCAAAAACAGATTCAGGATTTAGCCTAAATGACTTAGGTATAGATTTTATGATTTCTCCGGAAAAATTAGCTTCTAAAGAAATAGAACGCTTAGTAAAAAACAGCTCTTTTACTGAAAATTTTGAATTTGACGAAGGTCAAATCCATTTAGTAGGTGTACACCTTGAAAAATTATCGCCACTGGTAGGCAAACAAGTAGAAGAAACCGCCCACTTAAACCCGCGAAACGATTTTATCCCTGTAGCTATTAAGCGAAAAAGAAACACTATTTTACCCCGAAAAAACACATACTTTGAAGAAGACGATTATGTTTACTTTGTTTCTAAACCCGAAAGCGTTAAAGATATAGGCAAACTAAGTGGTCGCCCACTTTTAAACAACAACAATATAATGATACTGGGAGGAAGCAGAATAGGCGTAAAAACAGCTAATGCTTTAAGTAGAAATTATAATGTTAAAATAGTAGAGCAAAATCAAAAAAAATGCTTTGATATAACCGACCAATTATCAAGTGCTTTAGTTATAAATGGAGATGGGAGAGATGTGGAGCTACTTAGAGAAGAACACATAAACGATATGGGTATTTTTATAGCCGTAACAGGTAGTTCTTCTACTAATATTATGGCGTGTTTAGTGGCTAAAGCCGAAGGCGTAGCCCGCACCATTGCTTTAGTAGAAAATGTTGATTATATCCATCTTTCGCAAATGGTAGGTATAGACACTATGATTAATAAAAAGTTTATTGCCGCCAGCAATATTTTCCGACATATAAGAAAAGGAGAGGTTATTTCATTAACTAATATACACGGTGTAGATGCTGAAGTATTAGAATTTAGAGTTTCAAGCTCATCTAAAGTGGCAAAAAAACCTATACGAGATCTTCATTTTCCTAAAGGAGCTATTATAGGTGGTGTAATAAGAAACGGTATAGGCATGATTACTTTTGGCGATTTTCAGATAGAAGAAGGCGACCATGTTGTAGTTTTTGCCATGAATGATTGTATAGCTAAAGTGGAGGATTTCTTTAAATAAACTATGAAACTAAACTGGAAAGTTATTGTTAGTTTTTGGGGTTCTCTGCTTATAATTAATGGCATTTTTATGCTGTTTGCTATTATACCGGGTATTTTTCTTGATAATGATTTTGGGTGGAAGGCTCTAATTATATCTGGTATAATTAGTGCTTTTGTGGGTGCTTTAATGCATTTTTATGCTCGTGGCTATGATAAAAGCGTAGGCAAAAGAGATGGTTTTTTAA
Coding sequences within:
- a CDS encoding HAD family phosphatase codes for the protein MAMLKNIKNIIFDLGEVIVDLDFNRTEQAFTNLFNVPAHQLYSYHKQNHLFDDLETGKISPSEFRNSLKKNLPKNTITDREIDDAWNAMLLDISSQKIELVKKLRQNYQTFVLSNTNKIHIDYVDQQMLPKHNLKSLNEIFDFVYYSHIIKHRKPDKEAYTFILDKHNLTPQQTLFIDDKAENIESARNLNMHTWHLTNRNDLYKIDEILV
- the trkA gene encoding Trk system potassium transporter TrkA is translated as MRIVIAGAGDVGAHLAKLLAQEKQDTIIIDLDENKLHYIENHLDVFTIKGDATCPRILREAKTDKADLFIAVTSTEAHNITSCLIAKKMGAKQTISRISNPEYAKTDSGFSLNDLGIDFMISPEKLASKEIERLVKNSSFTENFEFDEGQIHLVGVHLEKLSPLVGKQVEETAHLNPRNDFIPVAIKRKRNTILPRKNTYFEEDDYVYFVSKPESVKDIGKLSGRPLLNNNNIMILGGSRIGVKTANALSRNYNVKIVEQNQKKCFDITDQLSSALVINGDGRDVELLREEHINDMGIFIAVTGSSSTNIMACLVAKAEGVARTIALVENVDYIHLSQMVGIDTMINKKFIAASNIFRHIRKGEVISLTNIHGVDAEVLEFRVSSSSKVAKKPIRDLHFPKGAIIGGVIRNGIGMITFGDFQIEEGDHVVVFAMNDCIAKVEDFFK